A genomic stretch from Komagataeibacter xylinus includes:
- a CDS encoding phage tail tube protein, with product MVDLYSGTPSPQNARAGVANLEINGVAVDVASELSYDATLVKREYLVGQSGLQGWTENIKAGFISATLRDSATMSQANIVNIGPVSVIAILASGKIVAGSYLIATEVGAVNTAEGTFEVKFEGPVMESST from the coding sequence ATGGTCGACCTGTATAGCGGAACGCCCTCGCCGCAGAACGCGCGCGCGGGCGTCGCCAATCTCGAGATCAACGGCGTGGCCGTCGATGTTGCGAGCGAACTGTCCTACGACGCCACACTCGTCAAACGGGAATATCTGGTGGGCCAGAGCGGCCTGCAGGGGTGGACGGAAAACATCAAGGCCGGGTTCATCTCGGCCACCCTGCGTGATTCCGCCACCATGTCCCAAGCCAATATCGTCAATATCGGCCCCGTATCTGTGATCGCCATTCTCGCGAGCGGCAAAATCGTTGCCGGTTCCTACCTGATTGCAACCGAGGTCGGCGCCGTGAACACGGCCGAAGGCACATTCGAGGTCAAGTTCGAAGGACCGGTCATGGAGAGCAGCACTTGA
- a CDS encoding phage tail tip lysozyme, which yields MSGYAVTISAVDNLSKTLNRINQNAARSLAPFRKLGGAVTRLMRTTGVSGIARALGNVGRSARDAFQRLSSIIAPLGAISGAATLGGMYRMISAWSNWGTELGNVSRNMGITAQTLGNLQGAAQMAGSSGEALTNGLGVLGQNLYDAVGGRNAGAVVMMNTLGVAFHKNATQARSVTDVLPELADKIALLKDPYAQAQAASTLFGGSAAAMLPFLRRGAAGIREYQQAADRYLHITPQTAQAANTFREAQTRLTLAVEGFGNRISEKLAPILGPLLTQFADWIATNPKVTEGINALGDGVQRFANWLRGIDWDAVGQKMQQWGSRIESLTHLLGGPANAIRDLLFLMGFKFVAGIVGPLASVGLAVGRLGLSFAPLLLTPVGAAVAGCVVAVGALGLAAYELWKHWSGIEKLFSGMWDGIKGAFSAAWSYISPALDRMDSVLDRIGGTSGMRASGPASGSLPGAETAQRTNEAMRYFVGQGWSSAQAAGIVANLRQESGLNEKAIGDGGRASGIAQWHPDRQAAIEKHFGTALNRMSYAQQLQAVDYELRQGAERVAGQHIAMQDSGREAGAAASLYYERPADRAGEAYRRGALAQSIQTDFMRSSAASGPPMQVSSLSGSPSSGSSTMAASRAQDTVHRVEVSAAPGTRAKVTDPTGSTRVVRNNVTGTVP from the coding sequence ATGAGCGGCTACGCCGTCACCATTTCAGCCGTCGACAACCTGTCGAAAACGCTGAACCGCATCAATCAGAATGCAGCCCGCTCTTTGGCCCCTTTCCGGAAACTGGGGGGTGCCGTCACCCGGCTTATGCGCACGACCGGCGTTTCCGGGATTGCGCGGGCACTGGGCAATGTCGGTCGCAGCGCGCGCGATGCCTTCCAGCGCCTGTCCTCCATCATCGCCCCGCTCGGCGCCATTTCGGGTGCTGCCACACTTGGCGGCATGTACCGCATGATTTCGGCCTGGTCCAACTGGGGCACTGAACTGGGCAATGTCTCGCGCAACATGGGCATCACCGCCCAGACGCTGGGCAACCTGCAGGGCGCGGCCCAGATGGCAGGCTCCTCGGGCGAGGCCCTGACCAACGGGCTGGGCGTGCTCGGCCAGAACCTCTATGACGCGGTCGGCGGCAGGAATGCCGGGGCCGTGGTCATGATGAACACCTTGGGCGTGGCATTCCACAAAAACGCGACACAGGCCCGCAGCGTCACCGACGTGCTGCCGGAACTGGCTGACAAGATCGCCTTACTCAAGGATCCGTATGCGCAGGCGCAGGCCGCCTCCACCCTGTTTGGCGGATCCGCAGCTGCCATGCTGCCTTTCCTGCGCCGGGGCGCGGCCGGCATCCGTGAATATCAGCAGGCGGCTGATCGCTACCTGCACATCACGCCCCAAACAGCACAGGCGGCCAATACCTTCCGCGAAGCCCAGACACGCCTGACGCTGGCCGTGGAAGGCTTTGGCAACCGCATTTCGGAAAAGCTGGCCCCCATACTCGGCCCGCTCCTGACCCAGTTTGCAGACTGGATCGCCACCAACCCCAAAGTAACCGAGGGCATCAATGCGCTCGGGGATGGTGTCCAGCGCTTTGCCAACTGGCTGCGCGGGATCGACTGGGATGCAGTCGGGCAGAAAATGCAGCAATGGGGCAGCCGGATTGAATCCCTGACCCATCTGCTCGGTGGTCCTGCAAACGCCATCCGCGATCTGCTGTTCCTAATGGGCTTCAAGTTCGTTGCAGGCATTGTTGGCCCCCTCGCCTCAGTTGGCCTTGCTGTCGGACGACTGGGGCTCTCCTTTGCCCCCCTCCTCCTGACACCCGTCGGTGCCGCTGTCGCGGGCTGCGTGGTAGCCGTAGGAGCGCTTGGCCTAGCAGCTTACGAACTATGGAAGCACTGGTCGGGGATCGAGAAACTGTTCTCGGGCATGTGGGATGGCATCAAGGGCGCCTTTTCCGCAGCGTGGAGTTATATCTCGCCGGCCCTCGATCGGATGGATAGTGTCCTGGACCGTATTGGCGGCACGAGCGGCATGCGCGCATCCGGGCCAGCATCGGGCAGCCTGCCGGGTGCCGAGACTGCTCAGCGTACCAATGAGGCCATGCGCTACTTTGTAGGACAGGGCTGGAGTTCCGCGCAGGCTGCGGGCATCGTGGCCAACCTGCGGCAGGAAAGTGGGCTGAACGAAAAAGCTATCGGCGATGGTGGTCGTGCCAGCGGGATTGCCCAGTGGCACCCTGACCGTCAGGCAGCCATCGAGAAACATTTCGGCACTGCCCTCAATCGCATGTCCTATGCCCAGCAGTTGCAGGCGGTAGATTACGAGTTGCGGCAGGGTGCCGAGCGCGTAGCAGGCCAGCATATCGCCATGCAGGATAGCGGACGTGAAGCTGGGGCTGCTGCATCTCTGTATTACGAAAGGCCGGCAGATCGGGCAGGCGAGGCCTATCGCAGGGGCGCTCTGGCACAGTCCATCCAGACCGATTTCATGCGCTCTTCGGCGGCATCGGGTCCGCCCATGCAGGTCTCCTCCCTGTCTGGCTCGCCATCGTCCGGATCATCGACCATGGCGGCCAGCCGCGCGCAGGATACGGTGCACCGTGTGGAGGTTTCGGCAGCGCCGGGCACACGCGCCAAGGTAACTGACCCAACGGGCAGCACCCGCGTCGTACGCAACAATGTCACTGGAACCGTGCCATGA
- a CDS encoding SHOCT domain-containing protein, producing the protein MTNTGLIEELPASLGKAVSENLRPGEEVILKIRGAAKEALVCTGTRVLVIKTGLMTGHLFGSNVFQLNYSNIASAEVKYKLLTGYFEISAGGVQNTNMSYWSNDDATNPAKAPNCISLAGKAMANQFRDASQLIMEKIAEAKAPVPVQTAPSHVDVTSSAPDLITQLERLAKLKETGVLSQEEFEAAKQKLIAG; encoded by the coding sequence ATGACTAATACTGGACTGATTGAAGAGTTACCTGCATCGCTGGGAAAAGCTGTTTCGGAAAACCTGCGGCCCGGCGAAGAAGTAATATTGAAGATAAGAGGGGCAGCAAAAGAAGCACTTGTATGCACTGGAACGCGAGTGCTCGTTATCAAGACAGGGCTTATGACAGGGCATCTTTTTGGGTCGAATGTGTTCCAATTGAACTATTCGAATATCGCCTCAGCCGAGGTGAAGTATAAGCTTCTAACCGGATACTTCGAAATTTCAGCCGGTGGGGTGCAGAATACAAACATGAGCTACTGGTCAAATGACGATGCGACCAATCCAGCCAAAGCGCCGAACTGCATATCCCTGGCAGGCAAAGCAATGGCCAACCAGTTCCGCGATGCATCACAGCTCATCATGGAAAAGATCGCTGAAGCGAAGGCGCCTGTACCCGTGCAGACGGCTCCTTCTCATGTAGATGTTACGAGCAGCGCTCCTGACCTTATTACCCAGCTTGAACGCCTGGCAAAACTGAAAGAGACGGGTGTGCTGTCTCAAGAGGAGTTTGAGGCAGCCAAGCAGAAACTGATTGCAGGTTAA
- a CDS encoding phage tail sheath subtilisin-like domain-containing protein, with product MSGSITFNNYPTTQRTHGIFAEIDPQNQGGSQNLRTLILGQKLASGNAEANVPFLATGLSDARQSLGAGSIAELMYGRYLTADSFGEVWIAPQADDPAAAVATGSLLLSGTLTASGTIPLYIGGTYVAVGATLGMELADIAAAIVAAVNATQDIMVSATAGAANTDGAIPITFTALNKGPCGNEIDLRAAYLGSAGGESIPAGLTLTFTAMAGGTQNPDTALSATLLNLGEQTYDFIVMPYTDEASLDVLVAFLNDTTGRWSWSQMLYGGFFCALRGTVGTLGTAGTARNEYQGTAMGFDDSPDPAWLWAAAYAGAAAVSLRADPGLPLQNLIIPVKAPPLASRFDISERNTLLYDGISTFTVNSASQVVIDRAITFYQKDAAGGADTTWLNVETPYSLVALIRDMNDWLGAIYARKKLVADGTNIPGGSNLVTSQTVLASAIARYKQYCDDGNAQNYAAFKAAASAQNLGNGTVALLLPFNLVGQLRVIAMKINFIPG from the coding sequence ATGAGCGGCTCGATCACCTTCAACAACTACCCGACCACCCAGCGCACCCACGGCATCTTTGCCGAGATCGATCCGCAGAATCAGGGCGGCAGTCAGAACCTGCGCACTCTGATCCTCGGCCAGAAGCTCGCCAGCGGCAATGCCGAGGCGAATGTGCCTTTTCTGGCAACGGGTCTGTCCGATGCCCGCCAGAGCCTCGGTGCCGGGTCAATCGCTGAGCTGATGTACGGTCGCTACCTGACAGCCGATTCATTCGGCGAGGTCTGGATCGCACCGCAGGCCGATGATCCGGCGGCTGCCGTCGCCACGGGTAGCCTGTTGCTTTCGGGCACGCTCACGGCCAGCGGTACCATCCCGCTCTATATCGGGGGCACCTATGTCGCCGTGGGCGCCACGTTGGGCATGGAGTTGGCCGACATCGCGGCTGCGATCGTCGCGGCGGTCAATGCCACACAGGATATCATGGTCTCGGCCACCGCTGGCGCAGCCAATACCGACGGCGCGATCCCGATCACATTCACGGCTCTGAACAAGGGGCCGTGCGGCAACGAGATCGACCTGCGCGCCGCCTATCTGGGGAGTGCCGGTGGCGAGAGCATTCCCGCCGGCCTGACACTGACCTTCACCGCCATGGCGGGCGGCACGCAGAACCCGGATACGGCCCTGTCGGCTACGCTGCTCAATCTGGGCGAGCAGACGTATGACTTCATCGTCATGCCCTACACGGACGAAGCCTCGCTGGATGTGCTCGTCGCGTTCCTCAACGATACCACAGGCCGCTGGTCATGGAGCCAGATGCTCTATGGCGGGTTCTTCTGCGCCCTGCGCGGCACCGTCGGCACCCTTGGCACTGCTGGCACGGCCCGGAACGAATACCAGGGCACCGCCATGGGCTTCGATGATTCGCCCGACCCGGCATGGTTGTGGGCAGCCGCCTATGCAGGTGCTGCAGCAGTCAGCCTGCGCGCGGATCCGGGCCTGCCGTTGCAGAACCTGATCATCCCGGTCAAGGCCCCCCCGCTCGCCAGCCGGTTCGACATCTCGGAACGCAACACCCTGCTGTATGACGGCATCAGCACATTCACCGTCAATTCCGCCAGTCAGGTCGTCATCGACCGCGCCATTACCTTTTATCAGAAAGACGCGGCCGGGGGCGCTGATACAACCTGGCTGAACGTCGAAACGCCGTACAGTCTGGTCGCCCTGATCCGGGACATGAACGACTGGCTGGGGGCCATTTACGCCCGCAAGAAACTGGTCGCTGACGGGACCAACATCCCCGGCGGCTCCAATCTGGTCACCAGCCAGACCGTTCTGGCATCCGCTATCGCACGCTACAAACAGTATTGCGACGACGGGAATGCCCAGAATTACGCCGCCTTCAAGGCTGCCGCCAGTGCCCAGAACCTGGGCAACGGTACCGTCGCGCTGCTGCTGCCCTTCAACCTGGTAGGTCAGCTGCGGGTGATCGCGATGAAAATCAACTTTATCCCCGGATAA
- a CDS encoding DUF2635 domain-containing protein: MRLYPAAGLQIRDPITHAVIPAGGVEVPDRNGLPTSFYWQRRLRAGDVTKTAPTAVSAAPQATQAATPQPVPATPTAAAPAEQVHA; this comes from the coding sequence ATGCGCCTTTATCCTGCTGCGGGTCTCCAGATCCGCGACCCGATCACGCACGCCGTGATTCCGGCCGGTGGCGTTGAAGTCCCCGACCGCAATGGCCTCCCCACCTCTTTCTACTGGCAGCGCCGCCTGCGCGCCGGAGATGTCACCAAAACGGCACCCACGGCTGTCTCTGCCGCACCGCAGGCGACCCAGGCTGCAACGCCACAGCCGGTTCCTGCAACACCCACTGCAGCTGCGCCTGCTGAACAGGTGCACGCATGA
- a CDS encoding DNA circularization N-terminal domain-containing protein, with the protein MIVEELLLSWLEQLQPASWRGIPFAVERSETRMGRRTAVHEYPYRNEVWVEDLGRGVRGYSFYGFVVGDDCYQQEQALLAAAEQPGPGILYHPTLGSRTVCLVGPITTEQRVDRGRAVGLRMEFIESADPVYPSGSTDTQSAITAAAAGATSAITSDFLSGVGPALTEGIDVITAGVAASGSMSGEVAALGSDPGLVLSAVTGLTGNYGRYANGNRTTLLTGATTPEQAIGRVITARTGITNAGALTTQLAGNL; encoded by the coding sequence ATGATCGTTGAAGAACTGCTCCTGTCATGGCTGGAGCAACTCCAGCCTGCATCATGGCGCGGCATCCCTTTTGCAGTAGAGCGCTCGGAAACCCGCATGGGCCGCCGCACTGCGGTCCACGAATATCCCTACCGCAACGAGGTCTGGGTCGAGGATCTGGGCCGGGGCGTCCGGGGGTATTCGTTCTACGGCTTTGTCGTTGGCGATGACTGCTACCAGCAGGAGCAGGCGCTACTCGCGGCGGCCGAACAGCCCGGCCCTGGCATCCTGTACCATCCAACCTTGGGGTCACGGACAGTCTGCCTAGTCGGCCCTATTACAACCGAGCAGCGTGTTGACCGCGGTCGGGCCGTCGGACTGCGTATGGAGTTCATCGAAAGCGCGGACCCCGTCTACCCGTCAGGTTCCACGGATACCCAGTCTGCGATTACCGCCGCCGCAGCGGGTGCGACATCGGCCATTACGTCCGATTTCCTATCAGGTGTTGGCCCGGCCCTGACCGAGGGCATCGACGTGATCACCGCCGGTGTAGCGGCATCCGGTTCCATGTCCGGTGAGGTTGCGGCGCTGGGATCTGATCCCGGCCTTGTCCTGTCGGCCGTGACTGGCCTGACCGGTAACTATGGCCGGTATGCCAATGGCAACCGCACGACCCTCCTGACCGGTGCTACCACGCCGGAGCAGGCCATCGGCCGCGTCATTACAGCCCGCACCGGCATCACCAATGCTGGCGCACTCACAACCCAACTGGCCGGAAATCTGTGA
- a CDS encoding phage tail assembly protein yields the protein MQPIVIPLDPPLRHAGGEIHELVLAEPEAQKMFMAWRAIESGANPESSAIFARDLVAKSSGLAESAVNDIPLSIMLTGAERLSDAIAAEVEGFELDESETEFVFPAPVTVGNIEYTSLSLREPTSGEAIKANSHLRNSQGPASQLKYQMALVSLVTGVPSPNVHRFPVTIVMKAARAIEVFSMAGRQTGAS from the coding sequence ATGCAGCCCATCGTCATCCCCCTCGATCCGCCCCTGCGCCATGCAGGCGGCGAGATCCACGAACTGGTGCTGGCCGAACCCGAAGCCCAGAAGATGTTTATGGCCTGGCGCGCGATTGAATCGGGCGCCAACCCCGAATCATCGGCTATTTTTGCCCGTGATCTGGTGGCAAAATCGTCCGGTCTGGCAGAGTCCGCGGTCAACGATATCCCGCTCTCCATCATGCTCACCGGGGCAGAACGGCTTTCGGATGCGATCGCAGCCGAGGTCGAAGGATTCGAGCTTGATGAATCCGAGACGGAATTCGTCTTTCCCGCACCGGTCACGGTCGGGAATATCGAATATACGTCTCTGTCCCTGCGCGAGCCGACATCGGGCGAGGCGATCAAGGCGAACAGCCATCTGCGCAACTCGCAGGGGCCGGCCTCCCAGCTCAAATACCAAATGGCCCTGGTCAGCCTGGTCACGGGCGTGCCGTCCCCGAATGTCCACCGCTTCCCCGTCACCATCGTGATGAAGGCGGCCCGCGCAATCGAGGTTTTTTCCATGGCTGGCCGTCAAACTGGCGCCAGCTGA